In the genome of Nitrospinota bacterium, the window CCCATGACATAGGCGATTTCATTCGTTCCCGGGTCGTAAATGGGAGAATAAATAGTCTCCACCCACACTTCTTTTCCATTCTTATGAGGCAAGATCATTCTTTCTTTTTTACTGGCAAGTTCTCCGTAAGTTATCTGGTTGTTGATCTGTGATTTTTTTGATTCTCGCTCATTTTCCAACTCGGCAAGTTTCCAACAGGCCTTTTCCAGCAAATCTTCTCTTGCGATGCCATAGAGTTTTTCGCAGGCCCGATTGAACAGAACCAGACGATGATCGTTG includes:
- a CDS encoding PAS domain-containing protein — encoded protein: MKYDLEYVLDSALDVIFIVANDHRLVLFNRACEKLYGIAREDLLEKACWKLAELENERESKKSQINNQITYGELASKKERMILPHKNGKEVWVETIYSPIYDPGTNEIAYVMGVIKDITEQ